One genomic region from Podarcis raffonei isolate rPodRaf1 chromosome 16, rPodRaf1.pri, whole genome shotgun sequence encodes:
- the BBS1 gene encoding Bardet-Biedl syndrome 1 protein isoform X1, which yields MAAAALPSSSSGAAGDGIQANSKWLDAHYDPVASLYTFSSCVTLADLHGDGDCKLVVGDLGPTGHEMKLKVYHGMDLLSENVLLDLPTSVAAFLMERHELCVPAVGVAAGPYIYVYKNMRPYFRYALPPLEVNSTEKDVWEQAKEDKVDLLSMKETLEMIRENADRENTEPPLSVQSLRFLALDPPEMESFVNQYKMQPLKRQSLITCMTTLKKSVADEASISCLVLGTENSDIIILDPEPFSMLVQTKVPSVPAFLDVTGQYDVEYRLIVACRNGCIYILRRNSKRHKYCIELSSQAVGLSWVQKNIVVACSDETLQSFTQKGKKLWVVPLPATPITLSLIDEKFQSFHAVLVALANMEVHIYQDKNLVNIIQTQDVVSSICFGRYGREDNTLVMTTKGGGLIIKILKRTATFDKRDAVVGAPVAQSIKLNVPKKTKLYVDQTLRERESGVAMHRVFQTDLSRIRLMAARAYAQALQCNMTPVSESAQEQLKMNAVVQGMGPTFKLTLNLQNMSDTHAVANLLISFLYDEKLYSIEHPFFKTPMLVPGLNYPLATFVECLSEQGTSDIIKVFVLHEGEPEPLLTAHINMPVSEGLAAV from the exons ATGGCGGCCGCGGCGCTGCCTTCGTCGTCCTCGGGAGCCGCTGGCGACGG CATTCAAGCCAATTCCAAATGGCTGGATGCCCACTACGACCCAGTGGCCAGCCTCTACACCTTTTCCTCTTGCGTCA CCCTGGCTGACCTGCATGGTGATGGAGACTGTAAG cTGGTGGTGGGCGACCTGGGCCCTACAGGACATGAGATGAAGCTGAAGGTGTACCACGGCATGGACCTCCTGAGCGAGAATGTCCTGTTGGACTTGCCCACAAGTGTGGCTGCCTTCCTGATGGAGCGTCATGAACTGTGTGTTCCTGCTGTGGGGGTGGCTGCCGGTCCCTACATCTACGTGTACAAGAACATGCGCCCCTACTTCCGCTATGCTCTGCCCCCCTTGGAAGTCAACTCCACAGAGAAGGATGTCTGGGAGCAGGCAAAGGAg GACAAGGTTGACCTTCTGTCAATGAAGGAGACACTGGAGATGATCCG GGAAAATGCAGACAGAGAAAATACGGAGCCGCCCTTGTCAGTGCAGTCCTTGAG GTTCCTGGCCCTTGACCCTCCTGAGATGGAGTCCTTTGTGAACCAGTATAAAATGCAGCCGCTCAAGCGCCAG TCACTGATTACCTGCATGACTACCCTGAAGAAGAGCGTGGCAGATGAGGCCTCTATCAGCTGCCTGGTGCTTGGGACGGAGAACAGCGACATCATCATCTTGGATCCTGAGCCCTTCAGTATGCTGGTGCAG ACAAAGGTACCAAGCGTGCCAGCCTTTCTGGACGTCACAGGACAGTACGATGTGGAATATCGGCTCATAGTGGCCTGCCGTAATGGGTGCATCTACATCCTCcgcag GAACTCCAAGCGACATAAATACTGCATTGAGCTGAGTTCTCAAGCCGTGGGCTTGTCCTGGGTCCAAAAGAACATTGTGGTGGCCTGCTCCGACGAAACCCTTCAAAGCTTTACTCAGAAG gggaagaagctcTGGGTGGTCCCGTTGCCAGCCACCCCCATCACTTTGAGTCTCATAGATGAGAAGTTCCAGAGCTTCCATGCTGTGCTGGTCGCCTTGGCCAATATGGAGGTGCACATATACCAGGACAAGAACCTTGTGAACATCATCCAAACGCAG GACGTTGTCAGCAGCATCTGCTTTGGCCGCTATGGGAGGGAAGATAACACGCTTGTCATGACCACCAAAG GCGGGGGCCTGATCATCAAGATCCTAAAACGCACTGCCACGTTTGACAAGCGGGATGCGGTTGTCGGAGCCCCCGTCGCCCAGAGCATCAAGCTCAACGTGCCCAAGAAGACAAAGCTGTATGTGGACCAGACGCTACGGGAGCGGGAGAGTGGCGTGG CCATGCACCGGGTGTTTCAGACGGACCTGAGCCGCATCCGACTCATGGCGGCCCGAGCCTACGCCCAAGCGCTTCAGTGCAACATGACGCCTGTGTCTGAGTCGGCGCAGGAGCAGCTGAAGATGAACGCTGTg GTCCAGGGCATGGGCCCTACCTTCAAGTTGACCCTTAACCTCCAGAACATGTCAGATACCCATGCAGTCGCCAACCTTCTCATCAGCTTCCTGTATGATGAAAAACTCTACTCCATAGAGCATCCTTTCTTTAAG ACTCCCATGTTGGTTCCAGGATTGAATTACCCTCTGGCCACCTTTGTGGAGTGTCTGAGCGAACAAGGGACCTCGGATATTATTAAG GTGTTTGTGTTGCACGAGGGGGAGCCTGAACCACTGCTGACGGCGCACATCAACATGCCTGTCAGCGAAGGCCTGGCGGCCGTGTGA
- the BBS1 gene encoding Bardet-Biedl syndrome 1 protein isoform X2, with amino-acid sequence MKLKVYHGMDLLSENVLLDLPTSVAAFLMERHELCVPAVGVAAGPYIYVYKNMRPYFRYALPPLEVNSTEKDVWEQAKEDKVDLLSMKETLEMIRENADRENTEPPLSVQSLRFLALDPPEMESFVNQYKMQPLKRQSLITCMTTLKKSVADEASISCLVLGTENSDIIILDPEPFSMLVQTKVPSVPAFLDVTGQYDVEYRLIVACRNGCIYILRRNSKRHKYCIELSSQAVGLSWVQKNIVVACSDETLQSFTQKGKKLWVVPLPATPITLSLIDEKFQSFHAVLVALANMEVHIYQDKNLVNIIQTQDVVSSICFGRYGREDNTLVMTTKGGGLIIKILKRTATFDKRDAVVGAPVAQSIKLNVPKKTKLYVDQTLRERESGVAMHRVFQTDLSRIRLMAARAYAQALQCNMTPVSESAQEQLKMNAVVQGMGPTFKLTLNLQNMSDTHAVANLLISFLYDEKLYSIEHPFFKTPMLVPGLNYPLATFVECLSEQGTSDIIKVFVLHEGEPEPLLTAHINMPVSEGLAAV; translated from the exons ATGAAGCTGAAGGTGTACCACGGCATGGACCTCCTGAGCGAGAATGTCCTGTTGGACTTGCCCACAAGTGTGGCTGCCTTCCTGATGGAGCGTCATGAACTGTGTGTTCCTGCTGTGGGGGTGGCTGCCGGTCCCTACATCTACGTGTACAAGAACATGCGCCCCTACTTCCGCTATGCTCTGCCCCCCTTGGAAGTCAACTCCACAGAGAAGGATGTCTGGGAGCAGGCAAAGGAg GACAAGGTTGACCTTCTGTCAATGAAGGAGACACTGGAGATGATCCG GGAAAATGCAGACAGAGAAAATACGGAGCCGCCCTTGTCAGTGCAGTCCTTGAG GTTCCTGGCCCTTGACCCTCCTGAGATGGAGTCCTTTGTGAACCAGTATAAAATGCAGCCGCTCAAGCGCCAG TCACTGATTACCTGCATGACTACCCTGAAGAAGAGCGTGGCAGATGAGGCCTCTATCAGCTGCCTGGTGCTTGGGACGGAGAACAGCGACATCATCATCTTGGATCCTGAGCCCTTCAGTATGCTGGTGCAG ACAAAGGTACCAAGCGTGCCAGCCTTTCTGGACGTCACAGGACAGTACGATGTGGAATATCGGCTCATAGTGGCCTGCCGTAATGGGTGCATCTACATCCTCcgcag GAACTCCAAGCGACATAAATACTGCATTGAGCTGAGTTCTCAAGCCGTGGGCTTGTCCTGGGTCCAAAAGAACATTGTGGTGGCCTGCTCCGACGAAACCCTTCAAAGCTTTACTCAGAAG gggaagaagctcTGGGTGGTCCCGTTGCCAGCCACCCCCATCACTTTGAGTCTCATAGATGAGAAGTTCCAGAGCTTCCATGCTGTGCTGGTCGCCTTGGCCAATATGGAGGTGCACATATACCAGGACAAGAACCTTGTGAACATCATCCAAACGCAG GACGTTGTCAGCAGCATCTGCTTTGGCCGCTATGGGAGGGAAGATAACACGCTTGTCATGACCACCAAAG GCGGGGGCCTGATCATCAAGATCCTAAAACGCACTGCCACGTTTGACAAGCGGGATGCGGTTGTCGGAGCCCCCGTCGCCCAGAGCATCAAGCTCAACGTGCCCAAGAAGACAAAGCTGTATGTGGACCAGACGCTACGGGAGCGGGAGAGTGGCGTGG CCATGCACCGGGTGTTTCAGACGGACCTGAGCCGCATCCGACTCATGGCGGCCCGAGCCTACGCCCAAGCGCTTCAGTGCAACATGACGCCTGTGTCTGAGTCGGCGCAGGAGCAGCTGAAGATGAACGCTGTg GTCCAGGGCATGGGCCCTACCTTCAAGTTGACCCTTAACCTCCAGAACATGTCAGATACCCATGCAGTCGCCAACCTTCTCATCAGCTTCCTGTATGATGAAAAACTCTACTCCATAGAGCATCCTTTCTTTAAG ACTCCCATGTTGGTTCCAGGATTGAATTACCCTCTGGCCACCTTTGTGGAGTGTCTGAGCGAACAAGGGACCTCGGATATTATTAAG GTGTTTGTGTTGCACGAGGGGGAGCCTGAACCACTGCTGACGGCGCACATCAACATGCCTGTCAGCGAAGGCCTGGCGGCCGTGTGA